A genomic segment from Myxosarcina sp. GI1 encodes:
- a CDS encoding vitamin K epoxide reductase family protein has product MRRRRSLPWIYRWSRSLIGAIAIAGAILTAYLTVTKLTGGEVACSFDAGASGGCSSVLDSPYAYVFGLPLSLFGCLAYLSMAVFALVPLAINGDRQKEAKKQLENITWWLLLAGSTSMAIFSGYLMYVLATQIQLVCFYCIGSALFSVSLLILTIVGRYWEDIGQILFMGIIVAVLTLMGTLAVYADVNNPEAAQVAQEEIVDADGLITVPVAQTNPTPPYGWEITTTSGESEMALAEHLNAIGAKEYGAFWCPHCYEQKQLLGKEAFEKINYVECDPQGINPQRDACIAAGVESFPTWEINGKLYPGTKTAAELAELSGYEGTMDFKYKLP; this is encoded by the coding sequence ATGCGCCGCCGACGTTCTCTTCCCTGGATATACCGCTGGTCTAGATCGCTTATTGGAGCGATCGCTATTGCAGGAGCAATTCTTACCGCCTATCTAACCGTTACTAAACTGACAGGAGGTGAGGTTGCTTGTTCCTTCGATGCTGGAGCGAGTGGTGGCTGTAGCAGCGTACTCGATAGTCCCTATGCTTACGTGTTTGGTTTGCCATTGAGTTTATTCGGCTGTCTGGCGTACTTGAGTATGGCAGTTTTTGCTTTAGTTCCTCTAGCTATTAATGGCGATCGCCAAAAAGAAGCTAAAAAACAGCTAGAAAATATTACCTGGTGGTTGTTGCTGGCTGGTAGTACGTCAATGGCTATATTTAGTGGCTATTTAATGTATGTTTTGGCAACTCAAATTCAACTTGTCTGTTTTTACTGTATTGGTTCGGCGTTATTCTCTGTAAGCTTATTAATTTTGACTATTGTGGGTAGATACTGGGAAGATATCGGACAAATTTTATTTATGGGTATTATCGTCGCAGTTTTAACCTTAATGGGAACTCTAGCGGTTTACGCCGACGTAAATAATCCCGAAGCAGCACAAGTAGCTCAAGAAGAAATAGTAGATGCTGACGGTTTAATTACCGTTCCTGTAGCTCAAACCAATCCTACACCACCTTATGGCTGGGAAATAACTACTACTTCTGGCGAATCGGAAATGGCTTTAGCAGAACATTTAAATGCGATTGGAGCTAAAGAATACGGTGCTTTTTGGTGTCCTCACTGCTACGAACAAAAACAGTTATTGGGTAAAGAGGCATTTGAAAAGATTAATTATGTCGAATGCGATCCCCAAGGTATAAATCCTCAGAGAGATGCTTGTATTGCCGCAGGAGTAGAATCTTTTCCTACTTGGGAAATAAACGGCAAACTTTATCCTGGAACTAAAACTGCTGCCGAATTAGCCGAATTATCTGGCTACGAAGGCACTATGGATTTTAAATATAAGCTACCTTAA
- a CDS encoding glycosyltransferase family 4 protein, protein MNISTNKLHVLIVAEHASLKFGGEAALPLHYFRVLRQRGIETWLIVHERTRDELQSLFQSDFDRIYFVPDTFWHRLVWQCSKLLPKRLADFTFGLVLRLMTQIVQRRIAKLIVREQQIDIIHQPFPVSPKEPSMIFDMGVPVVIGSMNGGMNYPPAFRQMESQFVNFGVKIGRIFANLFNSLIPGKRKATTLLVANQRTKEALPKGCNGKVIELIENGVDLSIWQPKFRDRYLELSNLLPFSQNNLPVTGKAAEISEKNSQAALVKETITPQSKPVSEQLTKFVFVGRLVDWKAVDLLILAFKQVVEQMTVELEIVGDGPERSRLEAQAKELGLIRSQNTETTSQNSEDKPKQQELLHFAGWLSQAECARRLQLADAMILPSMYECGGAVVLEAMSIGLPVIATNWGGPADYLDESCGILIEPASRDSFVDDLASAMLKIARSPQLRHQLGLAGRQRVIEHFDWEKKVDTVLEIYQQSIERYHVE, encoded by the coding sequence TTGAATATTTCTACGAACAAGCTTCACGTGCTAATTGTAGCCGAACACGCATCGTTGAAATTTGGCGGTGAAGCTGCGTTGCCTCTACATTACTTTCGCGTTCTTCGCCAACGCGGTATTGAAACCTGGCTAATAGTCCACGAACGCACTCGCGATGAACTACAGTCTCTTTTTCAAAGCGATTTTGACCGCATTTATTTCGTCCCCGACACTTTCTGGCACCGCCTGGTATGGCAGTGCAGCAAACTTTTACCAAAAAGGCTTGCTGATTTTACTTTTGGATTAGTATTGCGATTGATGACCCAAATAGTTCAGCGTCGTATTGCCAAACTAATCGTACGGGAACAACAAATTGATATTATTCATCAACCATTTCCTGTTTCCCCCAAAGAACCATCTATGATTTTTGATATGGGTGTGCCTGTAGTAATTGGATCGATGAACGGTGGCATGAACTATCCTCCTGCTTTTCGACAGATGGAAAGCCAATTTGTTAATTTTGGTGTGAAAATAGGACGTATCTTTGCCAATTTGTTTAATAGCCTGATTCCAGGTAAGCGTAAAGCAACAACTTTATTAGTTGCCAATCAACGCACCAAAGAGGCACTGCCAAAAGGCTGCAATGGAAAGGTAATTGAACTAATAGAAAACGGCGTAGACTTATCAATATGGCAGCCAAAATTTAGAGATCGGTATCTGGAGTTATCAAATCTCTTGCCGTTTAGCCAAAACAACTTACCAGTTACAGGCAAAGCAGCAGAAATATCAGAGAAAAATAGTCAAGCTGCTCTAGTTAAAGAAACAATAACTCCGCAGTCAAAACCAGTATCAGAACAATTAACCAAGTTTGTTTTTGTCGGTAGATTAGTTGACTGGAAAGCAGTAGATCTTTTGATACTTGCTTTTAAGCAGGTAGTAGAACAAATGACGGTTGAGTTGGAAATTGTCGGTGATGGTCCCGAAAGATCGCGTCTTGAAGCACAGGCAAAAGAACTCGGTCTAATTAGATCGCAGAATACAGAAACTACGAGTCAGAACTCTGAAGATAAACCGAAGCAGCAAGAGTTACTTCACTTTGCTGGCTGGCTTTCCCAAGCTGAATGTGCGCGACGACTGCAATTAGCTGACGCGATGATACTGCCTAGTATGTATGAATGCGGTGGTGCTGTAGTACTTGAAGCCATGAGTATCGGTTTACCTGTAATTGCTACTAATTGGGGTGGACCAGCCGACTATCTTGACGAATCGTGCGGTATTCTTATCGAGCCTGCTTCGCGAGATTCATTTGTTGATGACCTGGCAAGTGCGATGCTGAAAATAGCTCGATCGCCCCAACTGCGACATCAATTAGGTCTTGCTGGTCGTCAGCGGGTTATCGAACACTTTGACTGGGAGAAAAAAGTAGACACCGTACTTGAAATTTATCAGCAATCGATAGAGAGATATCATGTTGAGTGA
- a CDS encoding amino acid permease, with amino-acid sequence MYLRFGWVVGNAGLIGTLIIVTIATSITFLTALSVCAIATDKVVRVGGAYYMISRSLGIETGGAVGISLYFAQALSVALYTIGFAESVIQTFPGLNQLYVALVITILVGILALTSASIAIKAQYFIMAAIVLSLISFFFGHSLVDSQPQWLSAPPENAVPFWSVFAVFFPAVTGIMAGVNLSGDLKDPVKSLPTGTLAAVATGYLIYMILPIFLALRADSVSLISDPLLMTRLSFWGPAILLGVWGATLSSAIGSILGAPRVLQAIARDGVLPKYLSFLGSGHGRDDEPRNGTLVSLAIAIAAVCIGDLNIIAPILTMFFLTTYLVLNVAAAIEGFLQSPSFRPSFRVHWSLSLLGALGCLGVMILIDLRATIVAAIIVIAIYFWLQRRELTTTWGDVRRGMWMALIGTGIFQIGEQDDTKNWRPHILVLSGAPRKRWSLIELADGLSHNSSLMTVSSVLPSGSRDLAQQNQLERTIREYLQKRGIRALVRVITAADPFDGAVRLVEAYGLGPLVPNTIVMGDSEEPSRREAFCRAIAEIHASQRNLVIFHENQKQGFGFRRTIDVWWGGLQNNGSLMLLLAYLLRTDINWRNARIYLKLVVADELGAAAARDNLNELCDRLRIEVIPKIIIAHQRSFDEILAQSSRNCDLVFLGMAAPQENFIEYYEKLQARVANLPSTIFVLAATDFAFGEVLTE; translated from the coding sequence ATGTACTTGCGTTTTGGCTGGGTAGTCGGCAACGCAGGTTTGATTGGCACGCTGATAATCGTGACTATTGCTACTTCAATTACTTTTTTGACGGCTCTATCGGTTTGTGCGATCGCCACAGATAAAGTAGTTCGTGTCGGGGGTGCGTATTATATGATCAGCCGTTCTTTGGGAATTGAAACGGGGGGAGCGGTAGGAATTTCACTTTATTTTGCCCAGGCTTTGTCGGTAGCTCTCTATACTATCGGTTTTGCCGAAAGCGTCATCCAAACTTTTCCAGGTCTAAATCAACTTTATGTCGCGCTGGTCATAACGATTTTGGTCGGTATACTAGCTCTGACTTCGGCTAGCATTGCCATCAAAGCTCAGTATTTTATTATGGCGGCGATTGTTCTATCGCTGATATCTTTTTTCTTCGGTCATTCTTTAGTTGATTCCCAGCCTCAGTGGCTCTCTGCACCGCCTGAAAACGCCGTACCCTTCTGGTCGGTGTTTGCGGTATTTTTTCCTGCCGTAACAGGCATCATGGCAGGGGTCAACCTGTCGGGAGATTTAAAAGACCCCGTGAAATCCCTGCCTACAGGAACTCTAGCCGCAGTGGCTACGGGATATCTAATTTATATGATTTTGCCAATTTTTCTGGCACTGCGAGCCGACTCGGTTTCTTTAATTTCCGATCCGCTATTGATGACGAGATTATCTTTTTGGGGACCTGCAATTTTATTAGGAGTTTGGGGAGCGACCCTCAGCAGTGCCATCGGCAGTATTTTGGGCGCGCCAAGAGTTTTACAGGCGATCGCCAGAGATGGAGTTTTGCCTAAATATTTGAGCTTTCTCGGTAGCGGACACGGCAGAGATGACGAACCCCGCAACGGAACTTTGGTTAGTTTGGCAATTGCGATCGCCGCAGTTTGTATTGGGGACTTGAATATTATCGCTCCCATACTAACTATGTTTTTTCTGACTACGTATTTAGTGTTAAACGTAGCGGCAGCAATTGAAGGTTTTTTACAAAGTCCTTCATTCCGTCCCTCATTTAGAGTGCATTGGTCGCTATCGCTTCTGGGTGCATTGGGCTGTTTGGGGGTAATGATTTTGATCGATCTCCGAGCTACGATAGTTGCTGCCATAATTGTTATTGCCATTTATTTTTGGCTCCAGCGACGAGAATTGACTACTACCTGGGGTGATGTACGTCGGGGAATGTGGATGGCGTTAATAGGTACGGGTATCTTTCAAATTGGCGAACAAGACGATACTAAAAATTGGCGACCCCACATTTTGGTGTTATCGGGTGCGCCACGAAAACGCTGGTCTTTAATCGAACTAGCCGACGGTTTGAGCCACAATAGTAGCTTAATGACTGTTTCTAGCGTCTTACCTAGTGGTTCTCGCGATCTGGCACAACAAAATCAGCTAGAACGCACGATCCGCGAGTATTTGCAGAAACGAGGCATTAGGGCTTTAGTAAGAGTTATTACCGCCGCCGATCCTTTTGATGGGGCAGTACGTTTGGTAGAAGCTTATGGTTTAGGTCCTTTGGTGCCGAATACGATTGTTATGGGCGATAGTGAAGAACCCTCGCGTCGGGAAGCCTTTTGTCGGGCGATCGCCGAAATTCATGCCAGCCAGCGTAACTTAGTAATATTTCATGAAAATCAAAAACAGGGTTTCGGTTTTCGTCGTACTATTGATGTTTGGTGGGGAGGACTGCAAAATAACGGTAGCCTGATGCTATTACTGGCGTATTTGTTGCGTACCGACATTAACTGGCGCAATGCCAGAATTTATCTTAAGTTGGTAGTTGCCGACGAGCTTGGGGCTGCTGCGGCTAGAGACAATTTGAATGAGTTGTGTGACAGACTCCGCATTGAAGTTATTCCTAAAATAATCATTGCCCACCAACGTTCATTTGATGAAATTTTAGCCCAGTCATCTCGTAATTGCGATCTAGTTTTTTTAGGTATGGCAGCACCGCAAGAAAACTTTATCGAATACTATGAAAAATTGCAGGCGCGTGTAGCTAATTTACCCTCGACAATTTTTGTCTTAGCTGCCACTGATTTTGCTTTTGGAGAAGTGTTAACCGAATAA
- the thrC gene encoding threonine synthase, translating to MPSANTSNHQPVNQANNWQGLIETYRPYLPVSATTPVVTLLEGNTPLIPVPAISEQIGRGVKVYAKYDGLNPTGSFKDRGMTMAISKAKEAGAEAVVCASTGNTSAAAAAYARRAGMPAFVVIPDGYVALGKLAQALLYGAEVIAIEGNFDDALDIVRSLAKNYPVTLVNSVNPYRLEGQKTAAFEIIDVLGNAPDWLCIPVGNAGNITAYWMGFCEYHQAKKSDRLPKMMGFQAAGASPLISGKPVSQPDTIATAIRIGNPANWQKAIAVRDASKGEFNAVTDDEILDAYRLLASAEGIFCEPASAASVAGLLKVKDRVPQNATIVCVLTGNGLKDPTSAIEYSVNQVKTVKHDLETVAKAMGF from the coding sequence ATCCCCTCTGCTAATACCTCAAATCATCAGCCCGTTAACCAGGCTAACAACTGGCAGGGTTTGATCGAAACCTATCGTCCTTATTTACCAGTAAGTGCCACTACACCAGTAGTAACTTTATTGGAAGGAAATACGCCTTTAATACCAGTTCCTGCGATCTCCGAACAAATTGGTCGCGGCGTAAAGGTATACGCTAAATATGACGGTCTTAATCCTACGGGGAGTTTCAAAGACCGAGGCATGACTATGGCAATTTCCAAAGCTAAAGAGGCGGGAGCAGAAGCGGTAGTTTGCGCCAGTACGGGTAACACTTCGGCAGCGGCAGCAGCCTATGCGCGTCGGGCGGGAATGCCTGCATTTGTAGTTATCCCCGACGGTTATGTGGCTTTAGGCAAGCTAGCACAGGCTTTGCTTTATGGAGCGGAAGTTATTGCCATCGAAGGTAATTTTGACGATGCCTTAGATATAGTGCGATCGCTCGCAAAGAATTATCCCGTAACTTTAGTCAATTCGGTCAATCCCTATCGTTTGGAAGGGCAAAAAACCGCAGCTTTTGAAATAATCGATGTGTTGGGTAATGCTCCCGACTGGCTTTGCATTCCTGTAGGTAATGCAGGAAACATCACTGCCTACTGGATGGGTTTTTGTGAATATCATCAGGCAAAAAAAAGCGATCGCTTGCCTAAAATGATGGGATTTCAAGCTGCTGGGGCTTCGCCACTAATTTCTGGAAAACCTGTAAGTCAACCCGATACAATTGCTACAGCTATTCGCATTGGTAACCCCGCTAACTGGCAAAAAGCGATCGCCGTACGGGATGCCAGCAAAGGTGAATTTAATGCCGTAACCGATGATGAAATTCTAGATGCCTATCGTTTATTAGCTTCAGCAGAAGGTATCTTTTGCGAACCTGCAAGCGCGGCTTCGGTAGCTGGCTTACTCAAGGTTAAAGATCGAGTCCCCCAAAACGCTACGATAGTCTGCGTTCTAACTGGAAATGGCTTAAAAGATCCCACTAGCGCGATCGAGTATAGCGTCAATCAGGTTAAAACCGTAAAACACGATCTAGAAACGGTTGCTAAAGCAATGGGGTTCTGA
- the btpA gene encoding photosystem I biogenesis protein BtpA: MDLIQIFNTHTPIIGVVHLSPLPTSPRWQGKLKAVIARAEQEATALAAGGVDGIIVENFFDAPFAKDRVDPAVVSAMTLIVDRLKKMVMLPIGINVLRNDARSAMAIASCVEAQFIRVNVLTGIMATDQGLIEGRAYELLRYRRELGSEVAILADVLVKHAHPLATPNITNAVRDTIDRGLADAVILSGWSTGVPPSQEYLELAAAAAADTPVFIGSGANSDNIAQLMQVADGAIVASSLKRHGKITETIDPILVSQFVEAAKETKTTPQQKLKKNLRTKVNSQQ; encoded by the coding sequence GTGGATTTAATACAAATTTTTAATACACATACACCTATTATTGGCGTAGTTCATCTATCTCCTCTACCGACCTCCCCTCGTTGGCAGGGCAAGCTAAAGGCAGTAATTGCTAGAGCAGAACAAGAAGCAACAGCCTTAGCCGCAGGAGGAGTAGATGGTATTATTGTTGAAAACTTTTTTGACGCGCCTTTTGCCAAAGATCGCGTCGATCCAGCAGTAGTAAGCGCGATGACTTTGATTGTCGATCGCCTTAAAAAAATGGTTATGCTACCGATTGGAATCAACGTATTACGCAATGATGCCCGTAGTGCTATGGCGATTGCATCCTGCGTTGAAGCTCAATTTATTAGAGTTAATGTTCTGACGGGGATCATGGCAACCGACCAAGGATTAATTGAAGGTAGGGCTTACGAACTGTTGCGATATCGACGCGAACTAGGATCTGAGGTAGCGATTTTAGCCGATGTCTTGGTCAAACACGCTCATCCCCTGGCTACTCCTAATATTACCAATGCGGTACGAGACACTATAGATCGAGGTCTGGCTGATGCCGTAATTCTTTCAGGATGGTCTACGGGGGTACCCCCCAGTCAGGAATATTTAGAGTTAGCCGCAGCAGCAGCAGCGGATACTCCTGTATTTATAGGCAGTGGTGCCAACAGCGATAATATTGCCCAGCTAATGCAGGTAGCTGATGGCGCGATCGTTGCCAGTTCTCTCAAGCGTCATGGTAAGATTACCGAAACCATCGATCCCATTCTCGTATCGCAATTTGTGGAAGCTGCCAAAGAAACAAAAACTACTCCTCAGCAAAAGCTAAAAAAAAATTTACGAACTAAAGTAAATAGCCAGCAGTAA
- the ruvX gene encoding Holliday junction resolvase RuvX, translated as MKKISALGLDVGRRRLGVAGCDGTGLIATGLTTIYRTSWAKDVAQLKTIITEREATILVIGLPYSLNGTIGTQAREVQKFAEKIAKDIQLPIEYVDERMTSVEAEAQLKTQKRFSTRDKGAIDRRAAAIILQQWLDMRRQNRNLTDI; from the coding sequence ATGAAAAAAATTTCGGCTTTAGGTTTAGATGTAGGAAGAAGACGCTTGGGAGTAGCTGGTTGTGATGGTACTGGTCTAATAGCTACGGGTTTGACTACAATCTATCGTACTTCTTGGGCAAAAGATGTCGCACAGCTTAAAACAATTATCACCGAAAGAGAGGCAACTATATTAGTAATTGGCTTACCTTATTCTTTAAATGGCACTATTGGAACTCAGGCTAGAGAAGTACAAAAGTTTGCTGAAAAAATAGCTAAAGATATACAGTTACCAATTGAATATGTTGACGAACGGATGACTTCTGTAGAAGCAGAAGCGCAATTAAAAACCCAAAAACGATTTTCTACTCGCGATAAAGGAGCGATCGACCGCCGCGCCGCAGCCATAATTTTACAGCAGTGGTTGGATATGCGCCGTCAAAATCGCAACTTGACCGATATTTGA
- a CDS encoding YkgJ family cysteine cluster protein, with protein MKTLDRRQGQDVRWRCVSNCGACCHLDPTARPDLENYLTAEELKLYLSMVGEDGWCVNFDRETRKCQIYTERPRFCRVKPDIFEEMYQVTPEEFDEFAIACCHEQIIGVYGEDSPELQRYQDRTNHST; from the coding sequence ATGAAAACTTTAGATCGTCGGCAAGGACAAGACGTTCGGTGGCGTTGCGTCAGTAATTGCGGTGCTTGTTGTCATCTCGATCCTACCGCCAGACCAGACTTAGAAAACTATCTCACTGCCGAAGAATTAAAGCTCTATCTCAGCATGGTTGGAGAAGATGGTTGGTGTGTAAATTTCGATCGCGAGACGAGAAAATGTCAAATTTACACCGAACGCCCTCGTTTTTGTCGGGTAAAACCAGATATTTTTGAGGAGATGTATCAAGTGACACCAGAAGAATTTGACGAATTTGCGATCGCCTGTTGCCACGAACAAATTATTGGTGTCTACGGCGAAGATAGCCCAGAATTACAACGCTACCAAGATCGCACGAATCACTCAACATGA
- the rpsO gene encoding 30S ribosomal protein S15: MSLTQQRKQELMAEYQIHETDTGSADLQVAVLTERINQLTNHLRNNKKDHSSRRGLLKMIGRRKRLLAYIQNKNTERYQQLIARLGIRR, from the coding sequence ATGAGTTTAACCCAGCAACGCAAACAAGAATTAATGGCAGAATATCAAATTCACGAAACTGATACGGGTTCTGCCGATTTACAAGTAGCCGTTCTGACCGAAAGAATCAATCAGCTAACAAATCATCTTCGCAATAATAAAAAAGATCATTCTTCCAGACGAGGACTGTTAAAAATGATCGGTCGTCGCAAGCGTCTACTAGCATATATTCAGAATAAAAATACCGAACGCTATCAACAGTTAATTGCTCGTCTCGGCATTCGTCGTTAA
- the rimO gene encoding 30S ribosomal protein S12 methylthiotransferase RimO, translated as MIDKPTVALSHLGCEKNRIDSEHMLGLLTQAGYQVDSNEELADYVIVNTCSFIQDSREESVRTLVELAEANKKIIIAGCMAQHFQNELLAELPEAVAVVGSSDYHKIVDVIERVATGERVREVSTQPTFIADETVPRYRTTTEGVAYLRVAEGCDYACSFCIIPHLRGKQRSRSIESIVAEAKELAAQGVREIILISQITTNYGVDLYGEPKLAELLYELGKVDVPWIRIHYAYPTGLTSKVIAAIKNTSNVLPYLDLPLQHSHPEILRAMNRPWQGRVNDAIIERIKEELPDAVLRTTFIVGFPGESEAHFQHLVEFVESHQFDHVGVFTFSPEAEAPASQLTPQVSPAISSSRRDTLMQIQQPIAAAKNQANIGKIVEVLVEQENPETGEFIGRSARFAPEVDGLVYLRGEATLGTIVPVRITAADIYDLYGEVASLVAYKV; from the coding sequence ATGATCGATAAGCCCACAGTGGCATTATCCCATTTGGGATGTGAAAAAAACCGTATAGATTCAGAACATATGCTTGGCTTGTTAACTCAAGCTGGCTATCAAGTAGACTCCAACGAAGAATTAGCCGATTACGTTATCGTCAATACCTGTAGTTTTATCCAAGATTCTAGAGAAGAATCGGTAAGAACTTTAGTAGAACTTGCCGAAGCCAATAAAAAAATTATTATTGCTGGCTGCATGGCGCAGCATTTTCAAAACGAATTATTAGCAGAACTACCTGAAGCAGTTGCAGTAGTCGGCAGTAGTGACTATCACAAAATTGTCGATGTTATCGAGCGTGTGGCAACGGGTGAAAGAGTACGAGAAGTATCTACTCAGCCTACTTTTATCGCCGACGAAACAGTTCCCCGCTACCGAACTACTACAGAAGGAGTAGCTTATCTTAGAGTCGCAGAAGGTTGCGATTATGCCTGTTCGTTTTGCATTATTCCCCATCTGAGGGGCAAACAAAGATCTCGCTCTATCGAGTCAATTGTCGCTGAGGCTAAAGAATTAGCCGCTCAAGGTGTTAGAGAAATTATTTTGATTTCGCAAATTACCACCAATTATGGTGTCGATTTGTACGGAGAACCAAAGCTGGCAGAACTGCTCTACGAACTAGGCAAAGTTGACGTACCCTGGATTCGAATTCATTACGCCTATCCAACAGGACTCACATCCAAAGTAATTGCCGCGATTAAAAATACCTCTAATGTCCTTCCCTATCTAGATTTACCTCTGCAACATTCTCATCCAGAAATTTTGCGCGCGATGAATCGCCCTTGGCAAGGAAGGGTAAACGATGCCATTATCGAACGAATTAAAGAGGAACTTCCAGATGCGGTGTTACGCACTACGTTTATTGTCGGTTTTCCTGGTGAATCCGAAGCTCATTTTCAGCACTTAGTAGAGTTTGTCGAAAGCCATCAGTTCGATCACGTAGGTGTATTTACCTTTTCTCCAGAAGCTGAAGCTCCTGCATCTCAGCTTACACCTCAAGTTTCTCCAGCAATAAGTTCATCGCGTCGAGATACTCTCATGCAGATTCAACAGCCAATTGCTGCTGCTAAAAATCAGGCTAACATCGGTAAAATTGTCGAGGTTTTAGTCGAACAAGAAAATCCTGAAACGGGAGAGTTTATTGGGCGTTCGGCTCGATTTGCTCCTGAAGTTGACGGACTAGTATATTTACGTGGTGAAGCTACCCTCGGAACGATAGTTCCCGTAAGAATTACCGCAGCCGATATTTACGATCTTTATGGAGAAGTTGCCAGTCTAGTGGCGTATAAAGTTTAA
- a CDS encoding DEAD/DEAH box helicase, translated as MTTTFKELGLSEACLEQLEALGFTKPTQIQQEAIPFLLEGKDIVGQSQTGTGKTAAFSLPALDLVDPKDKSVQVLILTPTRELAQQVAQAIEDFSENRKIYSLTVYGGQSIERQIRSLRRGVQIVVGTPGRVIDLLERKDLKLDNLRLAVLDEADEMLSMGFIDDIKTILRQAPKDRQTACLSATMPREIRDLIDRFLQSPVTLTVKQTQAAPKRIDQHVYMVPRGWQKIKALQPILEIEEPESALIFVRTKRTASELTSKLLEAGHSVDEYHGNLSQVQRERLVKRFRDGQVKLVVATDIAARGLDVQDLSHVINYDLPDNAETYIHRIGRTGRAGKTGTAIALVQPADRRFLKQIERRLRQKLETAKIPNRAQVEAKRFAKLQTTIKETLAGERMASFLPLVRELSDDYDAQAIAAAALQMVYDKDCPNWMKGNWEVPEAGIEKPILKKKGNRSSRKDRYSNSKSSPKDKSRGGKLRSEVIIEQ; from the coding sequence ATGACTACTACTTTCAAAGAACTGGGCTTATCAGAAGCCTGTTTGGAACAACTAGAAGCTCTAGGATTTACCAAACCCACTCAAATTCAGCAAGAAGCAATACCGTTTCTCTTAGAGGGAAAAGATATTGTCGGTCAATCCCAAACTGGAACTGGTAAAACTGCGGCGTTTTCTCTGCCAGCACTCGATTTGGTCGATCCCAAGGATAAAAGCGTTCAGGTGCTGATTTTAACGCCTACAAGAGAATTGGCGCAACAGGTTGCCCAGGCGATCGAAGATTTCTCCGAAAACCGTAAAATTTATTCTCTAACCGTGTATGGCGGTCAATCAATTGAAAGACAGATTCGCAGTTTGCGCAGGGGCGTGCAAATTGTGGTCGGCACCCCAGGTAGAGTAATCGATCTTTTAGAACGCAAAGATTTAAAATTAGATAATTTGCGTTTGGCAGTCTTAGACGAAGCCGATGAAATGCTGAGTATGGGCTTTATCGACGATATCAAAACTATATTGCGGCAAGCACCTAAAGATAGACAGACTGCCTGTTTATCTGCCACCATGCCTCGCGAAATTAGAGATTTAATCGATCGCTTTTTACAGTCTCCTGTTACTCTAACGGTAAAACAAACCCAGGCAGCACCAAAAAGAATCGACCAGCACGTTTATATGGTGCCTCGTGGTTGGCAAAAAATTAAGGCATTGCAGCCCATACTCGAAATAGAAGAGCCAGAATCGGCACTTATTTTTGTCCGTACCAAACGTACTGCCAGCGAACTGACTAGCAAGCTGTTAGAAGCAGGACACAGTGTTGATGAATATCATGGCAATCTCAGCCAAGTGCAGCGCGAACGTTTGGTAAAACGCTTTCGTGATGGTCAGGTCAAATTAGTAGTGGCAACGGATATTGCTGCTAGAGGTTTGGACGTTCAGGATTTGTCTCACGTAATCAATTACGATTTACCAGACAATGCCGAAACCTACATTCACCGTATCGGACGTACTGGTAGAGCGGGCAAAACTGGCACTGCAATTGCTTTGGTACAGCCAGCCGATCGCCGTTTTCTCAAACAGATCGAACGCCGTTTGCGTCAAAAGTTAGAGACAGCTAAAATTCCCAATCGCGCTCAGGTAGAAGCTAAAAGATTTGCTAAATTGCAAACGACAATTAAAGAAACTTTGGCGGGAGAAAGAATGGCATCATTCTTACCTCTGGTAAGAGAATTGAGCGATGATTATGATGCTCAAGCAATAGCTGCGGCTGCTTTACAAATGGTCTACGACAAAGATTGTCCTAACTGGATGAAAGGTAATTGGGAAGTTCCCGAAGCAGGAATAGAAAAACCCATACTCAAGAAAAAAGGCAATCGTTCTTCACGTAAAGACCGCTATAGTAACTCCAAATCTTCGCCTAAAGATAAATCTCGTGGTGGCAAACTCAGATCTGAAGTAATTATCGAGCAGTAA